The Candidatus Acididesulfobacter guangdongensis region AATTGCTTGATTGACTGTATTCTTTTAATTAATAAAAATCTATTAATAAAAATCTTCAAATTAAAAATCTTAAAATTAGAAAATTTGAATAATTTAGAGACGAAATTATTATAATAATATCTATTGAATGAATAATAATATTTATTATATTAAATAATGGCTATATATTTTTTGAACTCTAACTTAAATTAACTTGAACGAAGTTAAACTTATACTAAATACCTAAAATATAAATTAAGGGGATTTGCTATGGCAGAACAGAAAGGTTCTTTGACAAGCTCTGAGGTATTAAGCAATTTTACCATTGAAGAAGTAAATACCGACCTGCTTATTGTCGGCGGAGGTATGGCAGGATGCGGCGCCGCTTTCGAAATTAAAAAGTGGGCTCCTAAAGATATGAAAATAACTATGGTTGAAAAAGCGGCTATCGATAGAAGCGGAGCAGTAGCTCAAGGTCTATCGGCAATAAACACTTATCTCGGCGATAATCAGCCGGAAGATTACGTTAAAATGGTCTCAAACGACCTTATGGGTATAACAAGGGAAGACCTTATATATGATGTAGGCAGACATGTTGACAGTTCCGTGCATCTTTTTGAAAAATTAGGACTTCCTATTATGAAAGAAGATGAAGAAGATAAAAGGACGCTGGCTGAAGGCGCTAAACCGTTGAGAGCCGGAAAATGGCAGATAATGATTCACGGCGAATCATTTAAAGTTTTAGTCGCAGAGGCTGCAAGAAAAGCTCTGGGCGATGAAAATATTTATGAAAGAGTATTTATTATAAGACTTCTGATGGATGAGAATAATCCGAACAGAGTTGCAGGAGCCATAGGTTTTAGCTTAAGAGAAGCAAAGATATATATCTATAAGGCAAAAGCCGTAATGATGGCATGCGGCGGGGCAGTCAACGTGTTCAGACCGCGCTCGCAGGCGGAAGGCATGGGAAGAACGTGGTATGCATTATGGAATGCAGGTTCTACTTATGCTATGGGTTTTGAAGCAGGCGCTGAAATGACTACTATGGAAAACAGATTTGTGCCAAACAGATTTAAAGACGGTTACGGTCCTGTCGGCGCATGGTTTACACTATTTAAATCCAGAGTTAAAAACGCATACGGCGATGACTATATGCAGAAATGGGGAGAAATGCTGAAAGACTATGCTCCATACGGATTATCTCAGGTTCCTGCCACATGTTTATGGAATCACGTTATGTTAAAAGACTGGCATGAGGGCAACGGTCCGTTTTTTATGGATACAAGCGGCGCTATAAAAAAATTATATGAAACATTACCTGAAAAAAGACAAAAGTCATTGGAAAGCGACGCATGGGAAGATTTTCTTGATATGACGATTGCTCAGGCAGGTCTATGGGCGGCTATGGATATAGACCCGAAGGATACAAACTCGGAGGTCATGCCCACAGAGCCTTATCTTTTAGGGTCTCATGCAGGCGCCTGCGGTATGTGGGTAAGCGGTCCAAAAGATATATCGCCTCAAGAATGGCATTGGGGTTATAATAGAATGACAACCGTAAGCGGTCTGTTTACGGCAGGTGACGGTGTTGGAGCTTCAGGACATAAATTTTCTTCAGGTTCATTTACGGAAGGGCGGTTAGCCGGAAAATCTGCGGTAAAATTCATATTGGACGACCCGGGATTTAAACCCACGGTTTATGCTGACGGACAGGCTCTTGCGGAAGAAATATACAGACCTA contains the following coding sequences:
- the aprA gene encoding adenylyl-sulfate reductase subunit alpha, translating into MAEQKGSLTSSEVLSNFTIEEVNTDLLIVGGGMAGCGAAFEIKKWAPKDMKITMVEKAAIDRSGAVAQGLSAINTYLGDNQPEDYVKMVSNDLMGITREDLIYDVGRHVDSSVHLFEKLGLPIMKEDEEDKRTLAEGAKPLRAGKWQIMIHGESFKVLVAEAARKALGDENIYERVFIIRLLMDENNPNRVAGAIGFSLREAKIYIYKAKAVMMACGGAVNVFRPRSQAEGMGRTWYALWNAGSTYAMGFEAGAEMTTMENRFVPNRFKDGYGPVGAWFTLFKSRVKNAYGDDYMQKWGEMLKDYAPYGLSQVPATCLWNHVMLKDWHEGNGPFFMDTSGAIKKLYETLPEKRQKSLESDAWEDFLDMTIAQAGLWAAMDIDPKDTNSEVMPTEPYLLGSHAGACGMWVSGPKDISPQEWHWGYNRMTTVSGLFTAGDGVGASGHKFSSGSFTEGRLAGKSAVKFILDDPGFKPTVYADGQALAEEIYRPMIQFETFKNYSTDPSVNPNYISPRLYLYRLNKIMDEYVAGTSNFYRTNGKSLERGLELLNKLKEDSKKLAAGNLHELMRAWENYHRSVVGELHLRHILFREETRYPGFYYRMDHQKLDEVNWKVFVNSKINKSTGEVEVFKKPWLEIVPKN